CAGCGGCCACGTCCTCGGCGCCGCTGACGGTGAGGGTGTAGACGATGCCGCTGCCCTCGAGCTGCCCGAGGTGCGTGGCCAGCCAGGCCAGGTGGCGGTCCATCCCGGCGCGGGGGAGCACCCCGAGCCGCAGGCTGTCGCGGGCCAGCTGCCCGCGGACGGTGAGGACCTCGTCCTGCGTGCCGGCGGCCAGCTGCTCCTCGACATCGCGCACCACGCGCTCGTTGGCCGTCGCCGTGGTCGCCAGCACGGGTGTGCCCTGCGGCAGCTCCCCGAGCAGGTCCTTGATCCGGCGGTAGTCGGGCCGGAAGTCGTGCCCCCAGTCGCTGACGCAGTGCGCCTCGTCGACGACCAGCAGGCCACACCGGCGGGTGAGGTCGGGCAGCTGCTCCGCGCGGAACCGCGGGTTGTTGAGGCGCTCGGGGCTGACCAGCAGCACGTCGACCTCGTCGCGCGCGAGGCGACCGCGGACGTCGTCCCACTCCTGGGCGTTGGCGGAGTTCATCGACACGGCCCGCACACCTGCCCGCTCGGCCGCCGCAATCTGGTCGCGCATCAGCGCGAGCAGCGGGGAGACGATGAGGGAGGGGCCGGCTCCCTTCGCCCGCTGGAGCTGGGAGGCGACGAAGTAGACCGCCGACTTGCCCCACCCGGTGCGCTGGACGACGAGGACGCGACGGCCGCCGCCGACGAGCGCCTCGATGGCCTCGAGCTGCCCGTCGCGGAAGGTGACGTCGTCGCGCCCGACGAGGCGCCGCAGGACCGCGGTGGCATCGTCGGTCAGGGCCGTGGTGGGGGAGGAGGTCATGTGCTCCACCGTAGGCGAGGGGTGTGACGGCCCACAGTCGTCGCGAGGATTGGGGATGGAGACGATCCGCGGTGGGAGGATGTGGACATGACGAGCGAGCCCCCTCCCCAGACCAGGTTCACGGCGGAGGTGGTCCTGCGCTGGGGCGACATGGACGCCTACGGCCACGTCAACAACGTGCAGTTCCACCGGCTGCTCGAGGAGGCGCGCATCCGCGCCTTCAGCGAGTGGTTCCACGCCAGTGGCGGCGACTCCATGCTCCGCTCCGGTGTGCTGCTGGCCCGTCAGGAGATCGAGTTCCTCGAGCAGCTCACCTACCGACCCGAGCCGGTCGCGATCGAGATGTGGGTGACCCATCTCGGGGGCGCCAGCTGGGACATGGGCTACGAGATCCGCGACGGGGACGCGCTCTACGCGCGCGCCGAGTCGACACTCGTCGCCTTCGACCTGGCGGCGCAGCGTCCGCGGTCCCTGAGCCGGGACGAGCGCTCCGCCCTCGAGGCGCTCCTCGGCGAGCCCGTCGCGATGCGGCGGCGGCGATGACCTCCCTTCGTCTCGCCGACGGGGAGAGCGCCGCGGACCTGACCACCTATCTCACCCGCGCCAAGCGGCTCGACGAGGACGGCGACGTCCGCCTCCAGGCCGTCGGTACCGTCCTGGCCGTCTGGACGTGCGTGCTCCCCGGCCGCGGGCTCGGCAGCAACGGGCTCGTCCTGGCGCTGAGGACCTTCGCCCTGGCCGAGACCGCCCACCTCGACACGACCACGCCGATCGCGTCGATCACCGACCGGCTCGCTCGCGGTGGCACCGACATCGAGCAGCCCCCGGTGACCTCGCAGCCCACCTGGCGCGCACTCAGCCCGCCACGCTCCGGCTGGGAGCCCGTCGGTCGGGTGGCCGAGACCGACCTCACGGAGGTCGCCCGTGCGGGCATCGCGGAGATCACCCAGGGCGCTCCCGACGGGTCCGGGTCAGCGGCCGTCGCCGACCTGCGATCGCGGGTGTGGGGGCGCATGACGCAGACCGTCCCGCCGGTCCCTGCGGGGACGGCCTTCGGTCTGCACGCACTCGGCTTCCTGCGGCCGGCGCCCTCGGCGCAGGCCACGGTCCACACGATCGGGCCGTGGACCCGGGTGGCGACCGAGGGCGGCTTCGTCCTGGCGCGCTGACCCCCCTTCGTCGCGGTCGGCGGCAGCCATAGTGTGGTGACCGTGGACGATCACCTCACCGACCTGCCCACCGACATCGACGACGCGACCCTGGCTCTGGAGCTGACCCGACGGGCGGCCGAGCTGGCCTCCCGCATGCGAGGTGAGGGGCTCTCGGGGGAGTCCAAGACCTCCATCTCCGACCTGGTCACCGCCGCCGACCACGCCGCCGAGGACCTCGTCGCAGGCACCCTGGCGCGGTTGCGCCCGGATGACGGCATCGTCGGCGAGGAGGGCGCCGAGGCCGTGTCCCGCTCCGGACGCACCTGGGTGATCGACCCGGTCGACGGGACCTACAACTTCCTCTCCGGGCTCGGCACCTGGTGCAGCGCGCTGGCCCTGCGCGACGCCTCGGGCATCCTGCTCGGCGCGGTCCACCAGCCGTCCGTCGGCGAGGCGTGGGTGGGCGGCCGCG
The genomic region above belongs to Janibacter limosus and contains:
- a CDS encoding acyl-CoA thioesterase, whose amino-acid sequence is MTSEPPPQTRFTAEVVLRWGDMDAYGHVNNVQFHRLLEEARIRAFSEWFHASGGDSMLRSGVLLARQEIEFLEQLTYRPEPVAIEMWVTHLGGASWDMGYEIRDGDALYARAESTLVAFDLAAQRPRSLSRDERSALEALLGEPVAMRRRR
- a CDS encoding inositol monophosphatase family protein — its product is MTVDDHLTDLPTDIDDATLALELTRRAAELASRMRGEGLSGESKTSISDLVTAADHAAEDLVAGTLARLRPDDGIVGEEGAEAVSRSGRTWVIDPVDGTYNFLSGLGTWCSALALRDASGILLGAVHQPSVGEAWVGGRDLPTSLNGRPLDELADLPLAEVAMATYLHPGVLHVDTLREPWLAAISGAATVRMFGSGSCDLAAVAGGRIGVWAQQSVPEWDWLPGAALVTAAGGRAEQVEAHGHTWSVAGRPTAVEQVIAALRG